The proteins below are encoded in one region of Limnochorda pilosa:
- the glpX gene encoding class II fructose-bisphosphatase, with the protein MVQQLDRNLALELSRVTEAAALAAGRWMGRGDKEAVDRAAVEAMRFALQSVDMDGVVVIGEGEKDRAPMLYIGERVGNGQPPAVDVAVDPIDGTGITASGLNGAISVIALAEQSTLFVTPLAYMEKLVVGPRARGMVRLDAPPAENLEAVAVALDREVRDLTVVVLNRPRNDHLIRHVREAGARIRLIGDGDIAASIQVALGDQGVDVLMGIGGAPEGVITACVLACLGGDMQARLWAKTDEDRALAHAEAIDLDRILTLEDLCRGRDVFVAATGVTDGDLLTGVRYFRDGAVTQSLVMRSMSGTVRWIDARHDLSRLRQLAGGRYDGVAHPVPPPSQRAAHS; encoded by the coding sequence ATCGTGCAGCAGCTTGATCGCAACCTGGCCCTGGAGCTCTCCCGCGTCACCGAAGCGGCCGCGCTGGCCGCGGGACGATGGATGGGGCGGGGCGACAAGGAGGCCGTGGATCGGGCGGCCGTGGAGGCCATGCGGTTCGCCCTCCAGTCGGTGGACATGGACGGCGTGGTGGTCATCGGCGAGGGCGAGAAGGACCGAGCGCCCATGCTCTACATCGGGGAACGCGTTGGAAACGGCCAGCCTCCTGCGGTGGACGTGGCCGTGGATCCCATCGACGGGACGGGCATCACCGCCAGCGGCCTCAACGGGGCCATCTCGGTGATCGCCCTGGCCGAGCAGAGCACCCTCTTCGTCACCCCCCTGGCCTACATGGAGAAGCTGGTCGTGGGCCCGCGGGCCCGGGGCATGGTCCGCCTCGACGCGCCCCCGGCGGAGAACCTGGAGGCCGTGGCGGTCGCGCTGGACCGCGAGGTTCGGGACCTGACCGTGGTGGTCCTCAACCGCCCTCGCAACGACCACCTCATCCGGCACGTTCGGGAAGCGGGCGCCCGGATCCGCCTCATCGGTGACGGCGACATCGCCGCCAGCATCCAGGTGGCGCTGGGCGACCAGGGCGTGGACGTGCTGATGGGCATCGGCGGGGCCCCGGAGGGGGTCATCACCGCGTGCGTCCTGGCGTGCCTGGGTGGGGACATGCAGGCCCGCCTCTGGGCCAAGACCGACGAAGATCGAGCCCTCGCCCACGCCGAGGCCATCGACCTCGACCGGATCCTCACCCTGGAAGACCTGTGCCGCGGCCGCGACGTCTTCGTTGCCGCCACCGGCGTCACCGACGGCGATCTTCTGACGGGGGTCCGCTACTTCAGGGACGGCGCCGTCACCCAGTCGTTGGTGATGCGGTCCATGTCGGGCACCGTGCGGTGGATCGACGCCCGGCACGACCTCTCGCGGCTCCGCCAGCTCGCGGGAGGCCGCTACGATGGCGTGGCGCACCCCGTGCCCCCACCCTCACAACGCGCGGCGCATTCATGA